The sequence ATCATAGAATCAAATAAACACGCGCGCACACACCACCGTGACACGTTGTTATGCCTCGGAAAATTTTGTTGCGTGCCTTTTAAGACACTGGTTTTACACCGTTCTCTTCCTCTCCCTTAAGGGAACAATGGCTAGAATGCGACTAATTCACGCGACTAAGACACCGACGACGCCGTCAACGAGGACAGTTCCTGAAATGCAGCGCCGCTTCGTTCCGCGCTGGTTGACTTGCCGGCACCCAGGGCCGTATCCACAAGTGGCATGATCAATTGCACGTGATGTAAACTAAAAAGATGGCCAAGCTAGCTAGGCCAAGCTAGCTTTCCCCCTCTCTCTGGCTATTCCCCTCATTAAGGTTGCGATTTCGATACGACATCAAGCAAGTCGATCTTGACACTCGTCGATAATTGGTAATCGTACTCGAATAATAGCGGATATACGATGTTTAGTAAGTTTGCACATAACTGATGATGTATACCAAAATGAAGATATATAGAAATTATTCTTATTGCGtgattgtttattaaaaaattgaacttACCAACTGTTCAACGTGGTACGGAGACCATAACCTTTTTGATGGGAATGGAAACGGAGAAGGGGAAAACTCGACAATCTTGGTCACAGCTGATTCGTGTTGATCCTTGACTCTCTAACGCTACCTCAGTATCGCGAATAAATTGATTATCGCGAGATTTGTTGTAATCCTAAGCTGTAATTACtgaaatatcaataaatatgatgaaatttttaatgtttcaaCTTGCatcattctttctttcataATAGATTCATCCCTTATATGTTGacatttgtaataattatcgTATAGCTTTATTGATTTGATCAGATTTCATTCACAAACATTGttaatgaatttataattctTGTATCTTACTGCTAATAGATGATGTCAGGTATTACCATTATGACATCCTGATAATTATAAAGAAGCTCGAAATAAATAGCTCTACAATAGCTCTATAATAGCTCTATAATTTACAGTCGTATAGTAGTGTCGTTTTGGAGTTGGTGGGTAAAAGTTCTTTACATAAGTTACTAGCATATCCCTTCCACCGTTCTCAAACTAGTTACTATCGATAGTGATCGATAGTAAACTTGAGTAAACCACGTGCGTGCTAGCAAGATTACTGTATCATTaatcttataaaatattgtttaattcattatttaaagctggaaaaataaaatacactcAACATGTCCGATAGTAGTCTTCAAGACAGCCAGATTGCAGGAGCAGATTCTGAATTACAAGAATTTTTTCTAGCTGAAAAACAAAAAGCGCAATTCCAAGCACAGgtgaaatattttatgtaaaataattcgGAAAACAAAATTGTCGTTAAGCTTGTAAATCTTTTCAAACTttaatgttaaaattaatatatagtGTGTTAAATACActgtaatatatattacatGTGATTTGTAGGTTAGTTGCGTTATGTTCTAATTCAAAACTGCTGATAATATTAGTAGCTTATAATTACTAACACTAACACTTTTAGAATCGGATTTCACAAAAGTTTCTGTCCATGTAATTTTAGATTCGTGAATTCAACGACATTTGTTGGGATAAATGTGTTGAAAAACCAGGAGTCAAATTGGACAGTCGAACAGAAACATGTTTGAGCAATTGTGTTGATAGATTTATAGATGTTTCTCTTTTAATCACAAATCGTTTTGGACAAGTTTTACAAAaagttttagaaaattaatttcttaaattatttgcatgactgtactataaatatttttaatttcatctgtATAGTATTTggtaaataaacaaaaaataaaccATATTTAATGTTTAGCAAATAACAAATacaattgtatatttttttcaacaaaattattctttaaaatcttttatacaaaaaattcaattcataTTTTACATAATGTACATCTTAACTTACTAGTAGTTGTGAAATCTGTTCAAAGGAATTATGTTCCTGTTTTTAAGGAATTATGTTGTACAGAAACATAATAGCCTATTTTACGACTGAtgttataataaatacattttgaGTATGTTATATGTGTTTTAATATAAACATACTAATTCTCTTTAATAGCTTAGCAATATATTATTTCAACTACAAGTGCGTTAAAACATCacatgaattaaaaattaacataaaaaACACATACCACTAAGTCAGAAACTTTCTCTAGCAAAAGCAGCTTTCTATCTGTAAATGTACTTTTAAATTTGTACAATAAAACgtaaaagtattaaaatatcaatataaaaattggaATGAATTGACTTCCACTTAGAATTAAAtgctaataattttttaacaaaatataatattcaGAACTGACGTGTTCATCTTAATGTTTTTATATGTAACACTTGTGcactaaattattttaaactcACTATCTGTCATGTATCTCTGAACACTGCCACTGTAATAGTACACAATTTTCGTTGAATATTTTCGTTGAATATGATCATATGCACACTGGTCTCTGAGGCAGACACATATTATAAAATGCATCTTTTTTCCAAAAATCTTTTGTCTTCCACCCACACCAACCTTTATTTATTATAGTTGGTAAATGTTCTGAACCTGTATAATGTGGGTCTAGAATTAAGAATTTTACATCTCCACTAATTTCATCATAACTGACTCCCAAAATTGTATGAGCTAAAACTCCACCACctaaaatttattgaaacaaaAATGTAAGAAAACAAAATGATTATATATATCTAGGCATAAAGAAATTACTTACCAATCATTACTGGTGTACTCTGTGTCTGAAAATGATGCAGAAGGTTCACAGCTAATGCCGATACTTCTTCACCTGTAGATGCACAGAGTATTTTAACACTGATACCTAAAAGACTTTCTAGTACAAAACCTACTTCTGTGGAACCAATCCATTGTTTACTATTGACAAAATTTGAAGGTTTGTCTCCTATGTTCACTAAACATTTTTGTATTGTAGAATGAGAAGGGATTGGTATGTCAGTATAACCTTGTAatctgtaataattaaaatgctACAAAAAACATTCTTCCATAAAATCACATTTCTTTTGattgttttaatattgaaattacCTGTACCATGAAACAATTGTTTGTAACGATCTGTATGCACATCCCCAGCCGTTATCATCATAATTGTCTTGCATGTAATGATGATATGCATATAAACCTTGCACAATACTTACTTTTCGGCTATTACTTGCCGCGTCTAATAAGAAATTAACCGTAATTTATAACAATGTAATATGATAAAATACGAAATAACATGATCAACAGGTACCATGATTTTGCTGAATTGCTTCATGAGGATTTATCAATATATTTTCCACTTGTGAATCGTAAAATTTCACAGCATTTCCATAACGAAAATACGGTTTATCCATCTCTAATCCcaaaattatatgtaaatcTTCACGGTATTTcactgaaattaattaatttcatgtgaaatattttaatttgtatacCTAATACGACAATTTGATGTAAAAGGGCTTACTTGTTTCTTTATCAGTATAACCCTTTGGATAAACTACTGTAAATAAATGACCAAAACCTTGAGGTTTAAAATGTAGAGGTACTGGAAGTTTGATCACTTCTGAATTTTGGAGCTGGTCTTCAAAGcacttttctattaatttaatatttctacacATAGATTCAACCAATACTCCATATAAATCTGCAGGACTCATATTAAGATTGGCCAGAGATAATGTGTCAACCAACAAATTACACTCCAAACTATTAAATGGTCCTATAtgataaatattgtattttaatacatatttaatatttatattagaTTTGATTATTcaacatatacatatattagaTTACTTTTTATGTATTGAAGAACTGGAGcgcatttaatattttcctcTGTCAGTCTATCTccagaaatttttaaaaatatattggcATTTACAGCATCCTGTTAAGTTTACAAAACAAATATACATTTCTGAATCAGAAGGATTGCAAAGATTATAAAGTTTGAAAAAGTATACCACAACTCCTGTAGATCGCATAATGcctcttttaatatttttggaTCCTTCATAATGTTCATGCATATCTAGAAGTTCTTTCAGGGATGTATCTTTTATACCATTATCATTATTGGaaagaaaagtattttttGATGGAAACTGAATTCCTATTTTTCCTGATGCAATCTATTAAGAATCATTTCATTATACAACATATCAATTATTAAGACTTTCAATAAAGTATACGAATCTTACatttcttcttatttcttCCAATACTTCTGTTACATTACCATTTTGCACAATCAAAGGCAAGCTTCCTTTTAATCTAATGTATGTGAATTCTTGATagatatcattttcattaataacaTTTACATCATCAACAGTTTCAAGTTTCTGgtgaatataaaaatatgctTCTACCTTTAAACTATCATGAATGTATTTCAAAAATAGTGGGTTATCTGTGATATCTATATcctaaataatttcattatgtAAATATGGTCATTGTTATAACTacataacatatttaaacatttaatatcgtTTATTGCCTTACTTGAAATGAATCAGGCATTTTTTCTTCACACTGACCAACATGTAAGATCCCACAGAGGTATACCTCTGCTGGCATATGTAATTGTAATGTTGTATGATTTATATTAACTTCAGTGTTGTTTAATACATTTATACTAAATGTTAAGACCGTTAACGTATTATTATACATAACACCATACAGATGACCAGTTACCCCATCGTTTATACTTTTCAATCGCtgaaaagaaattgtaaatttttaagGGTATCATCATTTTCAACATATTTCACATAGTTTCTACGCAACAGAAGTTGAAACGTATTCGTAATTACCTCTATAACGTTGGATAAAATTTGCAATTGCGGTGCCATTTCAGCAATCAAATTACGAACTTGTTTTCTACATAAAATTATCGCAAATTAGGTGTGCGCTATTTCCATATGGCAAGGTTTAATTCAAAAAGTACATTAAataaagttattgaaacaaaaGTATATGGAACGGTACTAAATATCAGCAACTAAATAAATGTATGTATACACAATTGTTACGTAtaaacgtatatatatatatacagaaTATAATTTAACTGTATCCGAGTTCATTTAAATAGAAAGAAAGTGTGTCATTCCTCGCTGAACATTACAAACAGGTAATATTACTAGGGGCTTCAGTCAATTTTTGAACACACCCtatcattgaatttatttacTAAATCGTAGGGACTGTTTcatttataatgttggtaggCGAAAAACCACTAGTAGCTTGCAGTGAATTCACTTTGGGCTTCTGTCTCTCGTAGATCAAAATGTTCTTCGCTCGGGTCGTGTGTAGTAAAATGGCCGCTCAAGCAAAGTGAGTGTGACGTTTCGTGAGGTGATTGTATCGTTATTTCATGTGGTTTCTACGAATATTCGTTCATGTGACATCGTGTTATTGTGCTTCCTGTGTTAATCCGCAGGTCCGCCAAGAAAATCCAACTATTCGATAAGGTGAGTACCGTAATTTGGACATATTCGCGCGCAGGATAAATTCTTCTGATGCTGTTATACGTTAAAACGTTTTCATTTTAAGACGGTTTTATCCATCAAAAATACTATAAAACAACAGGAAATTATTCCTTATGTTATATAGAATACATCTCATTTCAAATTGTACGAACAATTAACATCGGTTAAAGGTACCATTCGGAGTTGTTACTCTCTCTTTCGAGTTAAAAGTGGGCGTTATTTAAATGACACACGCAACACGGATTCTAAATGTACCGAATGACAGAGAAACAACGAGTTTCACTTCGTTTTCTAATATTTCCCATCGGTTCGGTGACAATATTGTACGCTGCATCCCAACACGTCGAAttccataaaaaaaaatatcacatGTATGCAGGGAACCTATCCTTTCGGTACACGATGGATTTTCGAGGTTACGAGACGTCCATGAACTGTCtcttaattttcattctcGAAGTTTCATATAATTGCGATTCAGTCGAAGAAGTGAGGACaaaattgatttctttttttcctatGTTACTGTTATTCTTGAGATATTACTCAGAATTAATATCTTTCCGTGTTAACATATTATGCAACGTGTACACATGTTGATCATCACAAGAAGAAAGGATACAAATACCGCGGACTTAAATATGTATT comes from Osmia bicornis bicornis chromosome 4, iOsmBic2.1, whole genome shotgun sequence and encodes:
- the LOC114880773 gene encoding mitochondrial import inner membrane translocase subunit Tim8-like → MSDSSLQDSQIAGADSELQEFFLAEKQKAQFQAQIREFNDICWDKCVEKPGVKLDSRTETCLSNCVDRFIDVSLLITNRFGQVLQKVLEN
- the LOC114881178 gene encoding ufm1-specific protease 2, which translates into the protein MAPQLQILSNVIERLKSINDGVTGHLYGVMYNNTLTVLTFSINVLNNTEVNINHTTLQLHMPAEVYLCGILHVGQCEEKMPDSFQDIDITDNPLFLKYIHDSLKVEAYFYIHQKLETVDDVNVINENDIYQEFTYIRLKGSLPLIVQNGNVTEVLEEIRRNIASGKIGIQFPSKNTFLSNNDNGIKDTSLKELLDMHEHYEGSKNIKRGIMRSTGVVDAVNANIFLKISGDRLTEENIKCAPVLQYIKRPFNSLECNLLVDTLSLANLNMSPADLYGVLVESMCRNIKLIEKCFEDQLQNSEVIKLPVPLHFKPQGFGHLFTVVYPKGYTDKETMKYREDLHIILGLEMDKPYFRYGNAVKFYDSQVENILINPHEAIQQNHDAASNSRKVSIVQGLYAYHHYMQDNYDDNGWGCAYRSLQTIVSWYRLQGYTDIPIPSHSTIQKCLVNIGDKPSNFVNSKQWIGSTEVGFVLESLLGISVKILCASTGEEVSALAVNLLHHFQTQSTPVMIGGGVLAHTILGVSYDEISGDVKFLILDPHYTGSEHLPTIINKGWCGWKTKDFWKKDAFYNMCLPQRPVCI